A region of Pseudomonadota bacterium DNA encodes the following proteins:
- a CDS encoding TrkA family potassium uptake protein, with amino-acid sequence MRLYVVIGIGNFGYYTAQHLFELGSEVMVIDSNKERIQSIKDQASRAVVADATDREVLERLGVPDVDVAVVSVGDRLDTSILITLYLKEMGVKEVVVKAVTEDHGKILKKIGASTVIFPERDSGVRLANSLSSSNVIEHLPLSEGYSILEMAASKKLVGKTLKELRLRNRFGIQVIAIKELVPERMHMPPDPDFVIKDSDLLIVVGQDESLESLKKLSLS; translated from the coding sequence ATGAGACTTTATGTGGTCATCGGGATCGGTAATTTTGGTTACTACACGGCTCAGCATCTTTTTGAACTGGGTAGTGAAGTAATGGTTATAGACAGTAATAAAGAGCGGATCCAGAGTATTAAAGACCAGGCATCCAGGGCAGTAGTTGCCGATGCCACCGATCGTGAGGTTTTGGAACGCCTTGGGGTTCCTGATGTTGATGTAGCAGTGGTCAGCGTTGGTGACCGGTTGGATACCAGTATTTTGATTACCCTGTATCTGAAGGAAATGGGAGTTAAAGAGGTGGTGGTCAAGGCGGTAACCGAAGATCATGGAAAGATCCTCAAAAAGATCGGCGCCAGCACTGTGATCTTTCCCGAGCGCGATTCCGGTGTTCGACTGGCAAACAGCCTCAGCTCATCCAATGTTATTGAGCATCTTCCCTTGAGCGAAGGCTACAGTATTCTGGAAATGGCAGCTTCAAAAAAACTGGTGGGGAAAACCTTAAAGGAACTACGTTTAAGGAATCGTTTTGGGATTCAGGTCATCGCTATTAAAGAACTGGTTCCGGAGCGGATGCATATGCCTCCGGATCCCGACTTTGTGATTAAAGACAGTGATCTCCTGATTGTCGTCGGCCAGGATGAAAGTCTGGAATCACTGAAAAAACTTTCGCTGTCGTAG
- a CDS encoding DegT/DnrJ/EryC1/StrS family aminotransferase: MQFVDLPAQYKEYQQEIDKAMSAVLTASRFINGLEVKQLEEELAGFVDIPHAIACASGTDALMLALMALGIGAGDEVITTPFTFIATAETIALVGAKLVFVDIEPDTYNLDPQLIERAVSAKTKAIVTVDIFGLPANYEAIQAIADCHDIFLIEDAAQSLGAELDGRKCGSFGTLATTSFFPAKPLGCYGDGGMIFTADEKLAERLRIRRNHGQQRRYHHSLLGMNSRLDTLQAAVLLAKLPHFAAEIDRRRQIAASYSESFAPFFQVPVEKPGYFSVYAQYSLRSDRRSQVIETLNDAGIPTAIHYPVPLHLQEVFSELGYQPGNLPVAEQVCEEIFSIPVHPFLSDEDKEKIISAAIDGL, translated from the coding sequence ATGCAGTTTGTTGATTTGCCGGCCCAATATAAAGAATACCAGCAGGAGATAGACAAGGCCATGTCAGCAGTATTGACGGCTTCTCGTTTTATTAACGGCCTGGAAGTAAAACAACTGGAAGAAGAACTGGCCGGTTTTGTGGATATTCCCCATGCAATTGCTTGTGCATCCGGTACTGATGCCCTGATGCTGGCCTTGATGGCGCTGGGAATTGGTGCCGGCGATGAGGTGATAACAACACCATTCACTTTCATTGCCACGGCGGAGACTATTGCCCTGGTGGGGGCAAAGCTGGTTTTTGTGGATATTGAACCGGACACCTATAATCTCGACCCACAGTTGATTGAAAGGGCTGTCAGCGCCAAGACAAAGGCCATTGTCACTGTTGACATCTTTGGTTTGCCGGCAAACTATGAAGCCATACAGGCTATTGCTGACTGTCATGATATTTTCCTGATAGAAGATGCGGCCCAGTCACTGGGAGCTGAGCTTGATGGGCGAAAGTGCGGTTCTTTCGGAACCCTGGCCACTACTTCGTTTTTTCCGGCTAAACCCCTGGGGTGTTATGGTGACGGGGGAATGATTTTTACCGCTGATGAAAAGCTGGCTGAGCGTTTACGGATCCGGCGAAACCATGGTCAGCAGCGACGGTATCATCATAGTCTGCTGGGGATGAACAGTCGTCTTGATACTTTGCAGGCTGCTGTTCTGCTGGCAAAGCTGCCCCATTTTGCGGCTGAAATAGATCGGCGGCGGCAGATTGCCGCCAGCTATTCTGAGAGTTTTGCTCCATTTTTTCAGGTGCCGGTGGAAAAGCCTGGATATTTTTCGGTCTACGCCCAGTATTCATTACGTTCTGACCGGCGCTCGCAGGTCATTGAAACGCTGAATGATGCCGGGATCCCGACGGCAATCCATTATCCGGTCCCCTTGCATCTGCAGGAAGTTTTCTCCGAACTTGGATATCAGCCGGGAAATTTGCCGGTTGCCGAGCAGGTATGCGAAGAAATCTTTTCGATCCCGGTCCATCCATTTCTCTCGGATGAAGATAAGGAGAAGATAATATCTGCCGCGATTGATGGCTTGTAA